In Haloterrigena turkmenica DSM 5511, a single genomic region encodes these proteins:
- a CDS encoding Cdc6/Cdc18 family protein, with the protein MSDSMDYFGSENEIFRNKELLQVSHLPDGDRIIGREDELTNLANAIKPATRGNTPNNVLVYGKTGTGKSLCSKFITNQAIERAEDNDVSIGVAYVDCLQESTETQAVQSAGHQLNDHAETDVSIPHSGLSTAEYYRRLWHIVDTRYDVALIILDEVDKIEDDDILMQLSRAVESGKLTESTVGVIGISNKVRYKDSLDERIKSSLCEREYVFSPYDATQIREILRSRSDAFHEGVLEDGVIPRVAALAAREHGDARKAIDILRFAGEIAEENALETVTESCVDQAHEREETSRLAELISKSPSHAKLVLEAMALLTQQKEGDDAPVTTNEVYDLYKRLCDRDGSEHLKLRRIRDILSELEFLSIIDQERKWAGKGKGNYMENRLIDDPEVIIAACNESD; encoded by the coding sequence ATGTCGGATTCGATGGATTACTTCGGCAGCGAGAACGAGATCTTCCGGAACAAGGAGCTCCTGCAGGTCTCGCACCTCCCGGACGGCGATCGGATCATCGGCCGCGAGGACGAACTAACGAACCTCGCGAACGCGATCAAACCGGCCACGCGGGGGAACACGCCGAACAACGTGCTCGTCTACGGAAAGACGGGAACCGGGAAATCCCTCTGTTCGAAATTCATCACGAATCAGGCGATCGAACGCGCGGAGGACAACGACGTCTCGATCGGCGTCGCGTACGTCGACTGCCTGCAGGAATCGACGGAGACCCAGGCCGTCCAGTCGGCCGGCCATCAGCTCAACGACCACGCCGAGACCGACGTCTCGATCCCCCACTCGGGGCTGAGCACGGCCGAGTACTACCGTCGCCTGTGGCACATCGTCGACACCCGCTACGACGTCGCCCTGATCATCTTAGACGAGGTCGACAAGATCGAGGACGACGACATCCTGATGCAACTCTCGAGAGCCGTCGAATCCGGCAAACTCACCGAGAGCACGGTCGGCGTCATCGGCATCTCGAACAAGGTCCGCTACAAGGACTCGCTGGACGAGCGGATCAAGTCCAGCCTCTGTGAACGCGAGTACGTTTTCTCACCCTACGATGCGACCCAGATTCGCGAGATCCTCCGCTCCCGGTCGGACGCGTTCCACGAGGGCGTCCTCGAGGACGGCGTCATCCCACGTGTAGCCGCGCTCGCGGCCCGCGAACACGGCGACGCGCGGAAGGCGATCGACATCCTCCGGTTCGCCGGCGAGATCGCCGAGGAGAACGCCCTCGAGACCGTCACGGAGTCCTGCGTCGATCAGGCCCACGAGCGCGAGGAGACCAGCCGGCTGGCCGAACTCATCTCCAAGAGCCCCAGCCACGCGAAACTCGTCCTCGAGGCGATGGCGCTGCTGACCCAGCAGAAGGAGGGCGACGACGCGCCCGTGACGACCAACGAGGTCTACGATCTCTACAAGCGCCTCTGCGACCGCGACGGTTCCGAACACCTGAAGCTGCGCCGGATTCGGGACATCCTCTCGGAGCTCGAGTTCCTCTCGATCATCGACCAGGAGCGCAAGTGGGCCGGGAAGGGGAAGGGCAACTACATGGAAAACCGGTTGATCGACGATCCCGAGGTCATCATCGCCGCCTGTAACGAGTCCGACTAG
- the hisH gene encoding imidazole glycerol phosphate synthase subunit HisH codes for MSTLSTSSEQSLASVVVVDYGLGNLRSVTRGLERAGADVEITDDPDAFADADGVVLPGVGAFREGVENADPLREDLLEVAESGTPLFGICLGMQMLLTTSEEGENDGESAVQGLDLIPGTNVRFAEGQKVPHMGWNELDVQRDHPLVQGVDGQYAYFVHSYYAVPDDENAAVAMTDYEREFPSIVANEEGTVFGTQFHPEKSGETGLQILRNFVEICADE; via the coding sequence ATGAGCACGCTTTCGACTTCCAGCGAGCAGTCCCTCGCCTCGGTCGTCGTCGTCGACTACGGTCTGGGGAACCTCCGGAGCGTCACTCGCGGTCTCGAGCGCGCGGGCGCCGATGTCGAGATCACCGACGATCCGGACGCCTTCGCCGACGCGGACGGCGTCGTCCTCCCCGGCGTCGGCGCGTTCCGCGAGGGCGTCGAGAACGCCGATCCGCTCCGCGAGGACCTCCTCGAGGTCGCCGAGAGCGGCACCCCGCTGTTCGGGATCTGCCTCGGCATGCAGATGCTGCTGACGACCAGCGAGGAGGGCGAGAACGACGGCGAGTCGGCCGTCCAGGGACTGGATCTGATCCCGGGCACCAACGTCCGCTTTGCGGAGGGCCAGAAGGTGCCCCACATGGGCTGGAACGAACTGGACGTTCAGCGCGACCACCCGCTCGTACAGGGTGTCGACGGCCAGTACGCCTACTTCGTTCACTCCTATTACGCCGTCCCTGACGACGAGAACGCGGCGGTCGCGATGACCGACTACGAGCGCGAGTTCCCCTCGATCGTCGCCAACGAGGAGGGGACCGTCTTCGGCACGCAGTTCCACCCCGAAAAGAGCGGGGAGACGGGGCTGCAGATCCTGCGGAACTTCGTCGAGATCTGCGCCGACGAGTGA
- a CDS encoding uracil-DNA glycosylase: MDESEAMDGLCVTECTRCPKLVDSRSRIVNGVGPEDADLLFVGEGPGANEDEQGEPFVGRSGTVLDDGLRTVGLDRTDVRITNCVRCRPPENRDPTKDELANCRSYLETEIERLDPDVIVTLGKVPSEHLLERSVAVTKEAGSLEEVRINGMPQRVLLCVHPAATLYDRSQEETFENALERAAELADVGDGDSGQTRLDGF, encoded by the coding sequence ATGGACGAGTCGGAAGCGATGGACGGCCTCTGCGTGACCGAGTGTACGCGCTGTCCGAAACTCGTGGACTCCCGGAGTCGGATCGTCAACGGCGTCGGGCCCGAGGACGCCGACCTGCTGTTCGTCGGCGAGGGACCCGGGGCCAACGAGGACGAACAGGGCGAACCCTTCGTCGGACGCAGCGGCACCGTCCTCGACGACGGCCTGCGAACGGTCGGGCTGGATCGGACGGACGTCCGCATCACCAACTGCGTACGCTGTCGGCCGCCGGAGAACCGCGACCCCACGAAAGACGAACTCGCGAACTGTCGGAGCTACCTCGAGACGGAGATCGAACGCCTCGATCCGGACGTGATCGTCACGCTGGGGAAAGTCCCCAGCGAGCACCTGCTCGAGCGCTCGGTGGCCGTGACCAAGGAGGCCGGCTCGCTCGAGGAGGTCCGAATCAACGGGATGCCACAGCGAGTCCTCCTCTGTGTCCACCCGGCGGCGACGCTGTACGACCGCAGCCAGGAGGAGACCTTCGAGAACGCGCTCGAGCGGGCGGCGGAGCTGGCGGATGTCGGCGACGGCGACAGCGGACAGACGCGACTCGACGGGTTCTGA
- a CDS encoding endonuclease dU has product MKPGVRALGIAESFRRDADRSTLAGAVVRADRVLDGLAYRRCTVGGTDATEAAVELVAELGRPDVRYVLLGAVAPAWYNFLDPSRVQEAADRPVIAVTFEASDGLEAGLRDAFSGRELEERLETYRSLPDRRELSVNGETVYVRHCGCDRDEAAAVVRAFTPDGGRPEPIRVARAAARAGDSFVGSLETDEEDPT; this is encoded by the coding sequence ATGAAGCCCGGGGTGCGGGCGCTGGGCATCGCCGAGTCGTTTCGTCGCGACGCGGACCGAAGCACGCTCGCTGGTGCCGTCGTCCGTGCCGACCGCGTCCTCGACGGACTGGCCTATCGTCGGTGTACCGTCGGCGGCACCGACGCGACCGAGGCCGCTGTGGAACTGGTCGCCGAGTTGGGTCGCCCCGACGTCCGGTACGTCCTGCTCGGCGCCGTCGCACCCGCGTGGTACAATTTTCTCGACCCGTCTCGCGTCCAGGAGGCTGCCGATCGGCCGGTGATCGCCGTCACCTTCGAGGCGAGCGACGGCCTCGAGGCCGGCCTCCGAGACGCCTTCTCCGGACGGGAACTCGAGGAGCGCCTCGAGACCTACCGCTCGCTTCCGGACCGTCGCGAACTGTCGGTCAACGGCGAGACCGTCTACGTGCGCCACTGCGGCTGCGATCGCGACGAGGCGGCCGCGGTCGTGCGCGCGTTCACGCCCGACGGCGGTCGTCCGGAGCCGATCCGAGTCGCGAGGGCGGCCGCTCGAGCGGGCGATTCGTTCGTCGGATCGCTCGAGACTGACGAAGAGGATCCGACGTAA
- a CDS encoding DUF5786 family protein yields the protein MGFGSYDESEQQEVDADFDDDDAVKSDENSHEGTIEFENGASSDELLDRLKEIKDET from the coding sequence ATGGGATTCGGGAGCTACGACGAATCCGAGCAACAGGAAGTCGACGCTGATTTTGACGACGACGACGCGGTGAAATCCGACGAGAACAGCCACGAAGGAACGATCGAGTTCGAAAACGGTGCGTCCAGCGACGAACTGCTCGATCGGCTCAAAGAAATCAAAGACGAGACCTGA
- a CDS encoding MBL fold metallo-hydrolase: MEVHHVTEDAETFTCNAFLTVGEDGTATLVDAGAWDGVVDEIRSHVDDVESVVMTHQHGDHVERLEAVVDAFDPDVYAYDDHPTRTDAIEDGDTVTIGDEAFDVVYTPGHADDHVSFVSESSLFSGDVVVHDDGAFDYGSFGRTDMAGQSRERLIESIEDLLERMPEDVEHMYAGHGGVFHGDVRDVVATALERAEKREPKYPDE; this comes from the coding sequence ATGGAGGTCCATCACGTCACCGAGGACGCGGAGACGTTCACCTGCAACGCATTCCTCACGGTCGGTGAGGACGGAACGGCGACGCTGGTCGACGCCGGCGCGTGGGACGGCGTCGTCGACGAGATCCGGAGCCACGTCGACGACGTCGAGAGCGTCGTCATGACCCACCAACACGGCGATCACGTCGAGCGACTCGAGGCCGTCGTCGACGCCTTCGATCCCGACGTCTACGCCTACGACGACCACCCGACCCGCACCGACGCGATCGAGGACGGCGACACCGTTACCATCGGCGACGAGGCGTTCGACGTGGTCTACACGCCCGGACACGCGGATGACCACGTCTCCTTCGTCTCCGAGTCGTCGCTGTTCTCGGGCGACGTGGTCGTCCACGACGACGGCGCCTTCGACTACGGCAGCTTCGGCCGCACCGACATGGCCGGCCAGTCCCGCGAACGGCTCATCGAGAGCATCGAAGACCTCCTCGAGCGGATGCCCGAAGACGTCGAACATATGTACGCCGGCCACGGCGGCGTCTTCCACGGGGACGTCCGGGACGTCGTGGCGACGGCGCTCGAGCGAGCGGAGAAGCGCGAACCGAAGTATCCCGACGAGTGA
- a CDS encoding 50S ribosomal protein L40e: MPSFDAAEKRTLEKMICMRCNARNSPGADRCRKCGYKNLRPKAKEPRAA; the protein is encoded by the coding sequence ATGCCAAGTTTCGACGCCGCCGAGAAACGGACGCTCGAGAAGATGATCTGCATGCGCTGTAACGCCCGCAACTCCCCGGGAGCTGACCGCTGTCGCAAGTGCGGCTACAAGAACCTCCGCCCCAAGGCGAAGGAACCCCGCGCAGCATAA
- a CDS encoding RNA-guided endonuclease InsQ/TnpB family protein — protein MAWKVTRTVRVRLEVPDDRKSDLHATNDRFHYCANRTSEWAWRYPDEDCITSKSKAEDALYEDLREETDYLHANLVQKAIKRAIKDIDNAVDRLADAENVSQPEYTTFSLVYDKRAATYHRDHVSLATPNGRVECEYDLPENPEGTPHGEYLLNEDYSFSTSTVHYDSEADEFYLNAVMKQEFDVESPEKAEDSKVLGVDCNVDDHIAVTSTGKFVGNADYLNHQRREFEKRRASLQQMGTRSAHLTYQRIGDRFGRWSRDSLHRVSKEIVQEACRHDCTHIAFENLERIREHISDSKKFQQWAFNAVQTQVAYKAEEYGIVVKTVNPQYTSQQCSKCGCTLEENRDGQHFECLDCSYTANSDYNAAKNVARKLALKLQRGQKSPTGGAFCQYALKSGTMTVNASDVASDTYVSAERESTDKPTASAVGS, from the coding sequence ATGGCGTGGAAGGTCACACGCACTGTCCGAGTCCGACTCGAGGTGCCCGACGACCGCAAGAGCGACCTCCACGCCACTAACGACCGCTTCCACTACTGCGCAAACCGCACCAGCGAGTGGGCGTGGCGCTACCCAGACGAGGACTGCATCACGAGCAAGTCAAAAGCCGAAGACGCCCTCTACGAAGACCTCCGCGAGGAAACCGACTATCTCCACGCCAACCTCGTCCAGAAGGCCATCAAACGCGCCATCAAAGACATCGACAACGCGGTAGACAGGCTTGCAGACGCGGAAAACGTCAGCCAACCCGAGTACACGACGTTCAGTCTCGTCTACGACAAGCGTGCCGCCACGTACCACCGCGACCATGTCAGTCTCGCCACGCCCAACGGCCGTGTCGAATGCGAGTACGACCTCCCGGAGAACCCTGAAGGCACCCCTCACGGCGAGTACCTGCTCAACGAGGATTACTCGTTCAGTACGAGCACCGTCCACTACGATAGCGAAGCCGACGAGTTCTACCTTAATGCGGTGATGAAGCAGGAATTCGACGTTGAGAGTCCTGAGAAAGCCGAGGATTCGAAAGTCCTCGGCGTGGACTGTAACGTCGACGACCACATCGCCGTTACTTCAACGGGCAAGTTCGTCGGTAATGCGGACTACCTTAACCACCAGCGTCGTGAGTTCGAGAAACGGCGTGCTAGCCTCCAGCAAATGGGTACGCGTAGTGCCCATCTGACCTACCAGCGTATCGGTGATCGGTTCGGACGGTGGAGCCGTGACTCCCTCCATCGCGTATCCAAAGAAATCGTTCAAGAAGCCTGCCGCCACGACTGCACGCACATCGCATTCGAGAACTTGGAACGGATTCGAGAGCACATCAGCGACAGCAAGAAGTTCCAGCAGTGGGCGTTCAACGCCGTCCAGACGCAGGTTGCGTACAAGGCCGAAGAGTATGGTATCGTCGTGAAGACGGTGAACCCGCAGTACACGAGCCAGCAATGCTCGAAGTGTGGCTGTACGCTTGAGGAGAACCGCGATGGCCAACACTTCGAGTGTCTTGACTGCTCCTATACGGCGAATTCGGATTACAATGCAGCGAAGAACGTAGCACGGAAGCTCGCGCTCAAGCTCCAGCGGGGGCAGAAGTCCCCCACTGGAGGGGCGTTCTGTCAGTACGCCCTGAAGTCAGGGACAATGACCGTGAACGCCAGCGATGTGGCGTCCGACACCTACGTGTCGGCAGAACGGGAGTCCACTGACAAGCCCACCGCTTCAGCGGTGGGTAGCTGA
- a CDS encoding DUF367 family protein: MECHVYYEGDDDPKKCTAKRLEKFDEATLYRSMGQVPYGVVLNPHAERALSPADAEEGLGTLVALDCSWESAEAASFKMRGVHRALPFLVAANPVNYGRPFRLTTVEALAAACCIFGDRERAEELLEPFRWGETFLTLNEEPLRRYSECADSSEVVAVQEEYLADEE; encoded by the coding sequence GTGGAGTGTCACGTCTACTACGAGGGCGACGACGACCCGAAGAAGTGCACCGCGAAGCGCCTCGAGAAGTTCGACGAGGCGACCCTCTACCGGTCGATGGGGCAGGTGCCCTACGGCGTCGTCCTCAACCCCCACGCCGAGCGGGCGCTGTCGCCGGCCGACGCCGAGGAGGGGCTGGGGACGCTGGTCGCGCTGGACTGCTCGTGGGAGTCCGCCGAGGCGGCGTCGTTCAAAATGCGCGGCGTCCATCGGGCGCTGCCCTTCCTCGTCGCCGCGAATCCGGTCAACTACGGCCGGCCGTTCCGACTGACGACCGTCGAGGCGCTGGCTGCCGCCTGTTGTATCTTCGGCGACCGAGAGCGGGCCGAGGAACTCCTCGAGCCGTTTCGCTGGGGGGAGACGTTTCTGACGCTCAACGAGGAACCCCTCCGTCGGTACAGCGAGTGCGCCGACTCGAGCGAGGTCGTCGCGGTCCAGGAGGAGTATCTGGCCGACGAGGAGTGA
- a CDS encoding Lrp/AsnC family transcriptional regulator → MDYRLDEIDRRIIHELMSDSRNVSAPTIADEVNVSPGTIRNRISKLEANGIITGYHATVDFERADGRLANLFMCNAPVSERETIAQQARIVAGVVNVRELMTGRRNLHVLAVGADTDDLRRIARSLSDLGLEIEDEVLVQNEMWQPYAPFGPDEGTNRERITDFVSLSGDAEVAEVTVDAEAPIADLTLEHAVRQEILPEESLVIAIERGDTVLTPHGDTTIRADDIVTVFSRGGIGSKTLDALRRDGPS, encoded by the coding sequence ATGGATTACCGTCTCGACGAAATCGACCGGCGGATCATCCACGAGTTGATGTCGGACTCCCGGAACGTCTCGGCGCCGACGATCGCCGACGAGGTGAACGTCTCTCCGGGCACGATTCGGAATCGAATCTCGAAGCTCGAGGCCAACGGCATTATCACCGGCTATCACGCCACCGTCGATTTCGAGCGAGCCGACGGTCGCCTGGCGAACCTGTTCATGTGCAACGCACCGGTTTCCGAGCGGGAAACGATCGCCCAACAGGCGCGGATCGTCGCCGGCGTCGTCAACGTCCGCGAACTGATGACCGGGCGACGAAACCTGCACGTGCTCGCGGTCGGCGCGGACACGGACGACCTGCGACGCATCGCGCGGTCGCTCTCGGACCTGGGCCTCGAGATCGAAGACGAAGTCCTCGTTCAGAACGAAATGTGGCAGCCGTACGCACCGTTCGGTCCCGACGAGGGGACGAATCGCGAGCGGATCACGGACTTCGTCAGCCTGTCGGGCGACGCCGAAGTTGCCGAGGTCACCGTCGACGCCGAGGCGCCCATCGCCGATCTGACCCTCGAGCACGCGGTTCGACAGGAGATCCTCCCCGAGGAGAGCCTCGTGATCGCGATCGAGCGGGGCGACACCGTCCTGACGCCACACGGCGATACGACGATCAGAGCCGACGACATCGTCACCGTGTTCTCGCGCGGCGGGATCGGCTCGAAGACGCTCGACGCGCTCCGGCGCGACGGACCGTCGTGA
- a CDS encoding nuclear transport factor 2 family protein encodes MDTEPNPVDDPDAASLVRRYYDALDDHDYAALEDLIAPDFVQRRPDRTFEDRAAFVRFMRDARPNPDTSHDLEAVVADAEGGDDRVAVHGRVLDADGERALFEFADFFEFADDRIERLETYSR; translated from the coding sequence ATGGACACGGAGCCGAATCCGGTCGACGATCCGGACGCCGCGTCGCTCGTCCGCCGCTACTACGACGCCCTCGACGACCACGACTACGCCGCTCTCGAGGACCTCATCGCGCCCGATTTCGTCCAACGCCGGCCGGACCGGACGTTCGAGGACCGGGCGGCGTTCGTCCGCTTCATGCGCGACGCTCGGCCCAACCCCGACACCAGCCACGACCTCGAGGCCGTCGTCGCCGACGCCGAGGGCGGCGACGACCGCGTCGCGGTCCACGGCCGCGTCCTCGACGCCGACGGGGAGCGGGCGCTGTTCGAGTTCGCTGATTTCTTCGAGTTCGCGGACGATCGGATCGAGCGACTCGAGACGTACTCGCGGTAA
- a CDS encoding MBL fold metallo-hydrolase gives MVTTLSADRLAELVDGDDAFALVDTRPEDSYESWHVPGAVHFPFGPEEELDDRLEAFEDAVGDVDRVITICAKGISSGNLAARLESATDAYDVATVDGGMTGWSGVYEHVEIDVGGDGSGAATDAPTIVQLQRRAKGCLGYVVGCPATGEAIVVDPTDDIDEYEVAAEEADLTIAGVVDTHVHADHVSGGRELADSLAVPYYLGARAADRGVDYEFTPLERNEVLDVGDLEIKALSAPGHTSEMITLLVDGAALLTADTLHVDSVGRTELEFSESEAGSASEAASSAERSSADSHAAMPRDDGETASHEGAEGAEMLYETLHRTLLAEPEDVVILPGHVTVTASGEFEHSRPGEPVATTVREARTGIDLLDLEEEAFVERMADVGEKPANYEAIIDLNRGREERPPEDRTELELGPNNCSA, from the coding sequence ATGGTCACCACGCTCTCGGCCGACCGACTCGCCGAACTCGTCGACGGGGACGACGCGTTCGCCCTCGTCGACACCCGGCCCGAGGACAGCTACGAGTCCTGGCACGTTCCGGGCGCGGTGCACTTCCCTTTCGGCCCAGAGGAGGAACTGGACGACCGCCTCGAGGCGTTCGAAGACGCCGTCGGCGACGTCGATCGCGTGATCACGATCTGCGCGAAGGGAATCTCGTCTGGCAACCTGGCGGCCCGACTCGAGTCGGCCACCGACGCGTACGACGTGGCGACGGTCGACGGCGGGATGACGGGCTGGAGCGGCGTCTACGAGCACGTCGAGATCGACGTCGGCGGTGACGGTTCCGGAGCCGCGACGGACGCCCCGACGATCGTCCAACTCCAGCGGCGGGCGAAGGGCTGTCTGGGCTACGTCGTCGGCTGTCCGGCGACGGGCGAGGCGATCGTCGTCGACCCGACGGACGATATCGACGAGTACGAGGTCGCCGCGGAAGAGGCCGACCTGACGATCGCCGGCGTCGTCGACACCCACGTCCACGCCGACCACGTCTCCGGCGGTCGGGAGTTAGCCGACAGTCTCGCGGTCCCCTATTATCTCGGCGCGCGAGCGGCCGACCGCGGCGTCGACTACGAGTTCACGCCGCTCGAGCGAAACGAGGTCCTCGACGTCGGCGACCTCGAAATCAAGGCGCTCTCCGCGCCAGGCCACACCAGCGAGATGATCACTCTGCTCGTCGACGGCGCGGCGTTGCTGACCGCCGACACGCTCCACGTCGACTCGGTCGGGCGGACCGAACTCGAGTTTAGTGAGAGCGAGGCGGGTAGCGCCTCGGAAGCAGCGAGTAGCGCGGAACGAAGTTCCGCGGACAGTCACGCGGCGATGCCGCGAGACGACGGTGAAACCGCGAGCCACGAGGGGGCGGAAGGTGCCGAGATGCTCTACGAGACGCTCCACCGGACGCTCCTGGCCGAACCCGAGGACGTCGTCATCCTGCCGGGCCACGTCACCGTCACCGCCAGTGGTGAGTTCGAACACAGCCGGCCGGGCGAACCGGTCGCGACGACCGTCCGCGAGGCGCGTACCGGAATTGATCTGCTCGACCTTGAGGAGGAGGCATTCGTCGAGCGCATGGCCGACGTCGGCGAGAAGCCGGCGAACTACGAGGCGATCATCGACCTGAACCGCGGCCGCGAGGAGCGACCGCCCGAGGATCGCACGGAACTCGAGTTGGGGCCGAACAACTGTTCGGCCTGA
- a CDS encoding stage II sporulation protein M has translation MSLSEAVGAAVNAVRRRPGDLLPWYVLGAAVPAIARVVPFLAMAIAYVYLATTDRLATIVAELRNLNTEPPDPNADPEAFEAWASQFDTLVDQLFTPTLILLAVVTFGVALIVWIVLYAAVAAGQLTACSARLRGNRGVAAGFAGSRRYWLRFLGLYLLELLAWLAVLLTIGLGVGIVAGIVVLSTGSGGPAFLVGAVAGLVVLAALLSVRAVFAFASVAVVVDDTTVADAVTNAVGFIRSQPLEAGVYYAVALGTTIALAVFSAVITFVDVATLLSLVTPLVVFPALDLLKTAVYNDYRRRLEPPTAPVRSLGGQLRDGVRYGWSEMVAFVRETPGTHALVVALALGGFWAGWAAAAPVEGTVETSISARLIDHNPLAATLEFFANNWLVALTTALSGVVLVIPAVASLLFNGLAMGVFARTEVEPMELLAFVVPHGIFEIPAIFIASALGIRLGLTGWRTLRRDASRTDLADALEWAFWVLVGVGVLLAVAAVIEGFVSPYYYDLLL, from the coding sequence ATGTCCCTCTCAGAGGCCGTCGGCGCGGCCGTCAACGCAGTTCGTCGCCGACCGGGCGATCTCCTCCCCTGGTACGTTCTCGGTGCCGCAGTCCCCGCGATCGCTCGCGTCGTCCCGTTTCTCGCGATGGCGATCGCCTACGTCTACCTCGCGACGACCGACCGACTCGCGACGATCGTCGCGGAGCTACGGAACCTGAACACCGAGCCGCCGGATCCGAACGCCGACCCCGAGGCGTTCGAAGCGTGGGCCAGCCAGTTCGACACGCTCGTCGACCAGCTGTTCACGCCGACGCTGATTCTGCTGGCCGTCGTGACGTTCGGCGTGGCGCTCATCGTGTGGATCGTCCTGTACGCGGCCGTTGCCGCCGGACAGCTGACGGCCTGCTCCGCGCGGCTTCGCGGGAACCGAGGGGTGGCGGCCGGGTTCGCGGGTTCGCGCCGCTACTGGCTGCGGTTCCTCGGACTCTATCTCCTCGAGTTGCTGGCGTGGCTCGCCGTCCTGCTGACGATCGGGCTGGGCGTGGGGATCGTCGCCGGCATCGTCGTGCTGTCGACCGGCTCGGGCGGGCCCGCGTTCCTCGTCGGCGCCGTCGCCGGGCTCGTGGTCCTCGCCGCGCTGCTTTCGGTCCGCGCGGTATTCGCGTTCGCGTCGGTCGCCGTCGTCGTCGACGACACGACCGTGGCCGACGCGGTGACGAACGCCGTCGGATTCATCCGATCGCAGCCCCTCGAGGCGGGCGTCTACTACGCCGTCGCGCTCGGGACGACGATCGCGCTCGCGGTGTTCTCGGCGGTTATCACGTTCGTCGACGTCGCCACCCTGCTGTCGCTGGTGACGCCGCTGGTCGTGTTCCCGGCGCTCGACCTCCTGAAGACGGCCGTCTACAACGACTACCGACGGCGCCTCGAGCCGCCGACCGCGCCGGTGCGGTCCCTCGGCGGACAGCTGCGAGACGGCGTTCGGTACGGCTGGTCCGAGATGGTCGCGTTCGTCCGCGAGACCCCCGGAACACACGCCCTCGTGGTTGCGCTCGCCCTCGGCGGCTTCTGGGCCGGCTGGGCGGCCGCGGCGCCGGTCGAGGGCACCGTCGAGACGTCGATCTCGGCTCGTCTGATCGATCACAACCCGCTCGCGGCGACCCTCGAGTTCTTCGCCAACAACTGGCTGGTCGCGCTCACGACGGCGTTATCCGGCGTCGTGCTGGTGATACCCGCGGTCGCCTCGCTGCTGTTCAACGGGCTCGCGATGGGCGTCTTCGCGCGAACCGAGGTCGAGCCGATGGAACTGCTCGCGTTCGTCGTCCCCCACGGGATCTTCGAGATTCCGGCGATCTTCATCGCCTCGGCGCTGGGGATCCGGCTCGGGCTGACCGGCTGGCGAACCCTTCGCAGGGACGCGAGCCGAACGGACCTCGCCGACGCACTCGAGTGGGCGTTCTGGGTGCTGGTCGGCGTCGGCGTCCTGCTGGCGGTCGCGGCGGTCATCGAGGGTTTCGTGAGCCCGTACTACTACGACCTGCTGCTCTAA